Within Lolium rigidum isolate FL_2022 chromosome 5, APGP_CSIRO_Lrig_0.1, whole genome shotgun sequence, the genomic segment GTGAGCGGTGTCTCTGGACTACGCGATCTGCGCTTGATGTCTCCGACGACAACCTTGGCCAGCTTGGGATGGTCGCCGATgtgggggcccgacctgaataaaggcggcggtcctagggtctctcatgGGTGAAGATGCAGACATGCCTGAGGCCTGCCCTTCTTAATCTGGctagagtgttgagttccggaaggcgccgccgacGAATGTAAAAGTGCTtttattgcctggagtttgctggatcggtggtattcggtcgtgcgcacccatgcttttattccaacCGTTTAGTCCTGGAGGGAGCTGCGCGAAGCTctcttctgtgttgacatcaagtgacatttggtccatggtgaagtaagaagaagagaatatcaggaAGGCCAGATTGACgggctagctaagggaggttcaagtgtcTCCgccgttgagggacttgcttggtgtttcggggttcgcagcagtggtatgaaagtgggggcggcaacacatgtgaagttcggagtcttacctttcagggtgaaaacctaaggtctggccttaactcgttgtgcctggcaatgtccttgtcgaaggcattgttttaagagcggggactatcttcaaggtgaaaacctaagatctttgatcggaggacggcggcgctggtgtactgttcccttcttggaggcgtcgcttttggagagtctgaagttcaggtgttgtcttggtggtggatgtattgttgttgctaaggCTAAGATATTGTAGCTGGACTATTCTTTtagataaagaaaatatattaatatcaaaaggtatcaattacacctagcctctgcaacaacgtcccatcctagtggcagtacggatgcacacaaccaaaatcgAGTAAAGAAAGCTAAGaattaaaagtcccgctacagccttccagacctagcaacagcaatacaatcaCCACTGTGATAACACCTGAAATCTAGACTctgcaaaagcgacgcctccaagaaggaaaaatTGCACTAGCGCCGTCGTcgtccgaccaaaggtcttaggttttcactctcaagatagtctccgctctcaaaacaatgcctttatagttttcttggtttttttctcttttttggctgtgtctatccgtaatgctattagAGCATGGGCGTTGCTACACAGTGCCCAGCCACCATTTAGTGTTAGGGAGTGCCCCAcctaaaaatagaaataaaacagTCCGATATACTATAGGTTCCAAAAATAGAAAAGTCTCCACGTTTGCTGCTCCCGCGCTGCCCACTTTCTCTTTCCCGTGTTTCATTGCACCTAGTTCAAATACTTTAGACGTGTAGAGAAAACACATTCAACGTCGACATCCATGGTCTACAAATCCagataaaaaaaactaaaaagtaAATACGTATGCCATCACCTATTTTTTCGGTAAGAAAATACGTAGCAACGGTGGATGTAAATTTTTTAGAAAAAATACATCTAGATCTTTTGGAACCCAACTATTATTGGATTCAGATCTGGAGAAACATGCTATTTTCAAGATCCTAGATGTAGAAAAAGATAAGAAAAGAATTCTAGATgtagaaaaagggaaaaaaatacaTCCACCGCTGCCATTATTCTAGAtgtaaaaaagtaaaaaattACATCCCAGCTCCGAAATTTACCAGCAAAGTACATCCTTCGTTATTATTGGATGCGTAACTGTAGGAGCCAGAGAGGTGTGGGAGTTGAGGGGGAAGTCACGCTGGCCGCTGGGGTCGCCGGAGATGGCGAACGGCGATCGCGCCGTACCGCAGCTAGGACGGGGACCGGGCGAACGTCGCGGCGGTGTCGTGACGGCGCCGCCGAACTCGGCGAAGAGCGGAGCCATACGTGGTCGCTGATCCAGCCGTCGCGGTGGAGATTCGCCGGCGAAAATAGACGTCGAGCGACGCCTCCATTGCGCGCGCCCGACGGAGGTCGTGCGCGCCGGTGATGGTTGAGTCGTCGGCGGATGTCCGGCGAGCCGAGGACGGCCGAGCGCCGTAGGATCCGCACCACTACCAGCTCGGGTTCCTCCTACCGGCCTCAGATCTCACGATggtgacgctcgagttcggatttcATGGGCTGGGAAATGTGGGGATAGGGTGGGACCGTGGGAGACGGGGATGAGGTTGCAGATGATGGTAGTGATGGAAGCCAGAGCACGCAAGTCGTTTGGCCAGAAAAACGCATCTAGCATGTGCGAGTGGTCCCCGCGGTGGAGAATCTTATTCCACATGCACGCGCTTATAAGCCGTTGGATGCTGATCCAACGCACGCCAGGTGGGAGCACTCTGTAAAACAAGATAGAGCCCGGAAAGGAATTAGAAATTGGGTTAgggcattgcgttgttgcagaggctagatgtaattggtaCAGTATTAATTAATATAttacctttatcgaaaaaaaataccaTACACGATCATCCACGTTAATTAGCAAGACAGTTTTTCCTTTACCGAACCTGACAGAAATATACCGAACTCCGGAGTCATCGCCAATTGGTCTCAAAGGAAAGGGGTCTTATACTCTTATATATATTAATGCAAGTATTTGATGCGAACTATTTAAAAAGGTAAGTATGGAAGAAAAAACTTTCGTTTATCTCGCTTTAATTGTACTCAAATCAGGAGTGGTTCGGGGGTGATTCGGTGTCTGGATTATTCGAGTTTCATCCTCGGCCGGTTAGTCGGTTAGTACCCTAATTTCCGGCCTTTGTAGAAAAGGATTCTGAGAAGCAAACCGATTCAGTTCGTACTCAATAATAACAATTTTTTTACAGAATACCCAGTCCAGTTCTTGGCCTATACGAATCAGGCTTGTCCTCGGTTTGTGATCTATAAGTATACCCCGGAGCCTCCCTGCCTCCATCCAAACTTACAACTTCGAAACCTTGGAGAGGCCTTATGAAGTCTGACGGTACACCTCCTAAGAATTGTCAGAGTGTCGCCGAAGCTCTGACTATGGTGGGTACGTCGTCGGAGTTGATCGAGACTATGGCGGGCACATCGCCGGAGCTGCCTCAGGACATCCTCATGGTTATCTTCGCCACCCTTGAGATCCCTGACCTCGTACGTGCCGGCTCTGTCTGCTCCTCCTGGCACTCGGCATATAGGAGGCTGCGCAAGCACTACAAGCGCGCGCAGACGCCATGCCTCATCTACACTTCCAAATCAGCTGGTGAGAACGTTGCTTGCCTCTACAGCCTCGCGGAGAACCGGGTCTACAAGTTGACTCTTCCAGAGCCACCTATCAGCACTAGGTATTTGATTGGGTCCTCGCTAGGTCTGCTGGTTACAGTTGACAACAGGTCCGAGATGCATCTTGTTAATCCCATCACTGGTGAACAGATTGATCTCCCCTCGGTGAGCACCATCGAGCAGGTTAAGCCCATCTATGATTATTCTGGTGCTCTTCACAAGTATGAATACACATGCCGCACCGCAAAAATGGTTTACGGCCGACCATCGGTGTTTGCTCTTGCGGAGCTGAGGAACAACCTTCACCATAAAGCTTTTGTGTTTCCTGATACATGCAATAGATTCCTGCTGGTGTTCATCCACAATCCGTTATGTCAGCTCTCATTTGCAAGGACAGGGGATGATAGTTGGACATGGCTGCCACCATACATGCACTATCATGATTGCATTTACAAGGATGGCCTGCTGTGCGCAGCGACTAGATTGGGAGAAATTCATGGTTTCAATCTTAGTAGCACTGTGGTCACGATGAAGATGATTATGGGGGGGCCCCAGCCTGACAGGGGTCCGAGTGTGTACATCGCACAATCTCCATCGGGCTATCTCCTTCAAGTGTGGCGATCATATGAGCACTATATTTTAGAACCTAAGCCCGGGGAAACTGTGTCCTGGAACACCGGACAACTTGAGATATTTGAAGTTTATGGTGAAGGAAACAAAATGAAGGAAATCAGTTGCTTGCGGGACCATGTGTTGTTTCTTGGGCATAATCAGACACTTTGTCTTACCGCCGAAGAATATCCGGCTCTCAAGGGAAATCATGCTTACTTTACTGATGATAGTGTGTTATGGACAAGGGGATTCAAGAGTAAGCGCCGTGATATGGGGATTCTGAACTTGGGTAACAACACAAGGGAGAAAATTGTGTCTCCTCAGCTTTGGTCGAAGTGTCCAGCTCCCGTGTGGATTACACCCAATTTTACAAAGATGAACTTGGCTTTCACTAAATAGTTTCAAgttttttctatatttttaatATACTATAGGAGTTTAGTTTCGTAGGCATGGTCAAATGTTTACCAACACCTTTTAGTGTTTTATAGTACTAGTGCACTTGAAGATGTGTTTTTGAACTTTCATTGTACCAGGGTATGGTAAATTATGAGAAAACGTAAGGATTTGCCCAAAAATATCATCACTCATCAACGATTTGTACTTTTATATTACAAAAAAGATGCACGCCTCTTCTTCTATACTACATTACACCTGGATCTTGTTTTTGCCAAATTGTTTTATTTACACATACTATATCAtctaattttttttatctttattaattttACAATATGGAGGGTCATTTTCCAACGTATTTGTCCAGACAATATGATGTGTCGAATGTAAAAGTTGAAGCATATCTAATCAACCCACGTTTGTTGTTTTGTTCTTATTTGGGGAGTTAATATATGAAAGTAATTAATTCTTCAGTGTATGCATGAAACACGTAAAACACAAGAAAAAAACGTATTGGATCACCCCAGTCCCCAGGAAGGCCTGCATCTAATTAATTAGATAGAACCGTACCAAAAAACCCAGGAAGCACTCGCAATTACACTGCAGCAACTTAGATGGATTCATAGAATCAAGTTATATGCAACAAAGAACAAAGAGAAGAACAAAACTGAAATAACTTAGATAAAAAATAAGAGATGTTAGGTCCTGGACAACAAAGAACAATCCttatacactagtggaaaacaaggCTTTCGTGGAAGCCTTTTGTCACGGGCGCGTCTCgagccgcgacaaatggcctgaccACGTCGCCCGAAACCCTTTGGAGCACtccgggccttttgtcgcgggccgtaccacgacccgcgacaaaaggggtctgaggctTGGCGCCGCCTGTTGgcaccccttttatcgcgggtcgtggtacgacccgcgacaaaagaggcAGCCCTATATATACATAGCCAgcccccccacctccctacattttttttcttggtggtgaaaggtggagaggttcatgctagctcttttttcttcttgtgcacaagaggtgtttgatgaaatgtttgtgaggatgccacttgattttatttgctaagatttcttctctttttgatcctaaaaggttagcaactattttctcgtatacatagtccgcacaatactaattttagcatggtgattgcatctgacacataattgtacttatggtgcagatgagtcatccatggatgtacggcaaTCGATtcgctcccgctttcagagagggcgtgaaatctttcctgctgatggccgaggccaacaagttgaATCAGGCTTTTATAttttgtccatgtctgaaatgtaagaatgagaaggattactcttgctcaagagacattaagagccacctgattCGGttcggattcatgtccagctatagtgtttggaccaagcacggagaagaaggggttatgatggaagacggcgatgaagaagaagataacgatgaccagtatcgatctatgttctctgaatacaATGATACCAAAATGGAAGAGAATGAatcagaaggaggtgaagaacgggcaccagatgatcctgttgatgatgatcttcgtcgggccatgatgtctacgcacgcttctattcctgtagacagtgttgggcctccaagagcagaggtttgtagaacagcagcaagtttcccttaagtgaatcacccaaggtttatcgaactcagggaggtagaggtcaaagatatccctctcaagcaaccctgcaattaagatacaagaagcctcttgtgtccccaacacacctaatacacttgtcagatgtataggtgcactagttcggcgaagagatagtgaaatacaagtaatatggatgattgtaggtAGTaaatgcaatctgaaataaatatggcagcaagcaaacatgtagcagaacttgatggaaacggtgtttcaatgcttagaaacaaggcctagggatcatactttcactagtggacactctcaacaatgatcacataataaataaataacttctcctcacttgtgctactctcaaacattctcttgttggataacaaacaccattcattgtgtagggctacaagagcaccctcaagccggagtaaacaagctccacaacatccggagttcatattaaagtaacctctagagtgcataatagaccgttgcaatttagaccgagtactaacatagcatacacactatcaacaatagctatgaaagggggaatagatcgcatcaatactatcatagtaatagttaacttcataatctacaagagattacaatgataacctacgccaagtactacatgatgcacacactgtcaactttacatcacggaggaggaatagactactttaataacatcactagagtagcacacagattaatagtgatacaaagctcatgatcacataaagatcacaccatgggagagagagatgaaccacatagctaccggtagagtccttagcctcgggggagaactactctctcctcatcatgggagacagcaacggcaatgaagatggcggtggagatgactccgggggcaattccccgtcccggcggcgtgccggaacagagacttctgtcccccgaaacttgtcttcgcgatgacggcggctacgaaactcttcgtggaatatcactggatgttttagggttttcgcgacggagacaatatataggcggaacggcggcctcggaggggtcccgaggggcccactgtaacagaaccactttgttaatcaaataaatgttgttagttgctcataagcatgcatgcatttgcatttaaaaTTTGAGAAATCTTGCACTCAAATGCTTTGAAACATTGTTCCAAATGTTGCATTTTGCTCTAACAAAATTTTGTGCAAAAATCCCCTCcaaatttgggtcaaaataccctaaaatCATCAAAATTTGGCCCTGTTTTACTTTTTCCAGAGAAATCCCAAAAATCCGGGGGGTTTTTAGAAAACCCCCTTTCTTCTTCCACGCAGGCAGGCAGCTGCCTGGCGCGCCCCTCGCCGTCGATCCTGCCGGCGGCCTGGATCCTCCCCGCCGCCCCCGAGCGCCTACAaagctccccgccgccgccgtggacaACCCTAGCACGCCCCTTttcttccccctcctcttctCTGTGCC encodes:
- the LOC124657256 gene encoding putative F-box protein At4g22180 — translated: MAGTSPELPQDILMVIFATLEIPDLVRAGSVCSSWHSAYRRLRKHYKRAQTPCLIYTSKSAGENVACLYSLAENRVYKLTLPEPPISTRYLIGSSLGLLVTVDNRSEMHLVNPITGEQIDLPSVSTIEQVKPIYDYSGALHKYEYTCRTAKMVYGRPSVFALAELRNNLHHKAFVFPDTCNRFLLVFIHNPLCQLSFARTGDDSWTWLPPYMHYHDCIYKDGLLCAATRLGEIHGFNLSSTVVTMKMIMGGPQPDRGPSVYIAQSPSGYLLQVWRSYEHYILEPKPGETVSWNTGQLEIFEVYGEGNKMKEISCLRDHVLFLGHNQTLCLTAEEYPALKGNHAYFTDDSVLWTRGFKSKRRDMGILNLGNNTREKIVSPQLWSKCPAPVWITPNFTKMNLAFTK